Below is a genomic region from Methanococcus vannielii SB.
AGAAACTGGCCATATCTTGGGCCATTTAAAATAAATAATATTTTTTTAAAATATGTTTATTAAAATAATTCAATTAAAAAAATAGTTAGTATTTATGAATATGCACATCCATCTGCGGAAATGGTATTTCTATTCCTTCTTTTTTATACTTTTCATATATTCCTCTTGTCAATTCACTTTTAAGTTTCCAATAATCCTCTGTTTTAGTCCAAGCCCTAAGCTGTAAATTAACTGAAGAATTTCCAAGTTCAGTAACAATTACTGCCGGAGTAGGGTCTTTCAAAACCAAATTATGGCTTAAAATAAGTTCCATTGCAGAGGAAATTGCATCTTGGACACTTCCACTGTAGCTAACTCCAACTGCCACATCTACTCTTCTTAAATCCATTCTAGTATAGTTTGTTATTGGACTTCCCCAAACAAGCTTATTTGGTATTGTAATTACTACATTATCTGGCGTTAAAAGTTTTGTTGCCATTATACCTAATTCAACAACTTTTCCAGTTATTCCGCCAACCTGAACTACTTCATCCTTATCAAGGGGCCTCATTACGGCAATCCATATTCCAGAGGTAAGATTTGTAAGAGTATCCTGAAATCCAAAACCCAAAATAAGTCCGATTGAAGCAGATAACCCAAGTATTATGGGCCCCGTTTCTATTCCAAAAACCCCTACTGCAAGTAAAAGTACCAGAACGTACAATAAAGAGCTAATAAGATGAATTACAAATTCAGAAACCAATTCTGGAATTTTACTCTTTTTTACGCCTCTTTTTAAAACTGTTTTTATTGTCCTAACTGAAATGTACCCAAAAATAAGTATTAAAAAAAATTTAACTAAAGTCATTATTTCAAAACTTAGTGAGTACCCCATTAAAGATAATGTCTGAATCATAATAATTTACCCCATAATAAATAATTGTTTAATGTAAATTTACATTAAAATTTATAGCAGGATTTAGATATACTATTTATTATAATTAAAGGTGTATATAATGTTTATAGATGGGAAATGGATATTAAGAGAAGACCTAGACATTTTAAACCCCTACACGCTTGAAATAATCGAAAGAATAACTGCACTTGATAGGGAAGAAACTAAATATGCAATAGAAGTTGCAACGGAAAATAAAGATGTTATGAAGGAGTTAAATCCTTCAAAAAGATATTCACTTTTAATGAAAATTGCTGAACATATTAGTTCAAAAAAAGACCTTTTTGCAAATACTATCTCTGTGGATGTTGGAAAACCAATAAAACAGTCACGAATTGAAGTAGATAGAACCATTACAGCATTTAGGCTTTCTGCACTTTATGCAAAGGAACTTCGTGGGGAAACAATTCCTTCCGAAAATGAAATTATATTCACAAAAAAAGAGCCAGTTGGAGTAGTTGGGGCAATTACTCCATTTAATTTTCCTTTAAATCTAATTACTCATAAAATTGGGCCTGCAATTGCTACAGGTAATGCTGTAGTATTACATCCTTCTTCAAAAGCACCAATTACTGCAATTTACCTTACAAAAGTAATAGAACATGTTTTAAAAAAAATGAATATTGAAAGGGGAGTATTTAATCTTACGACCGGAAACGGTGAAATTGTAGGGGATGAAATAGCTAAAAACGAGAAAATAAACTTTTTATCATTTACGGGAAGTGTTGAAGTTGGGGAATTAATTTCTAAAAGCTCATATATGAAAAAAGTTGCACTTGAACTTGGCGGAAATAATCCCCTAATTGTCCTAAAAGATTCAGACATAGAATTAGCCGCAAAATCTGCTGTAAAAAGTAAATTTTTAAATTCTGGTCAAGTTTGCATTTCTGTTGGAAAGGTAATTGTTGAAGAAGAAGTTTTAGAAACTTTTACAAAAAAGGTAATTGAAGAGACAAAAAAATTGGTATTAGGAAACCCGCTTGATGAAAAAACTGATTTAGGCCCACTAATAACCCCAGAAAGTGCTTTAAGAGTTGAAATTTTAATAAAAGAATCCATTAGCGAAGGTGGGGAATTGCTAATTGGTGGAAACCGTTCAAACAGCTTGATTTCACCCGCTGTCTTAAATATTGATGAAGATAATATTTTATCAAAAGTCGAAGCTTTTGGGCCCATTTTGCCAATATTGAAAGCAAAAGACGATGAACATGCCCTAAATATTGCTAATAACTCCAAATACGGCCTTCAAGCAGGCATATTCACAAACGACATAAATAAAGCGATGAAATTTGCAAACAAACTTGAATACGGCGGAGTTATAGTTAATGGAAGCCCCACATTTAGAAAAGACAATATGCCTTTTGGAGGCATTAAAAAAAGTGGACTTGGAAAGGAAGGTATAAAATATGCGGTTGAAGAGATGTGTGAAACAAAAACAGTTGTAATACATAACATGTAACTAATTAAGAGATTAAGTTAATACTTTGGTGAAATTGTGAGTTTTTTAAATGAACTTAACTTAGATATTGAAAAACTTGAAAAATTACTTGAAATTGGAACTTACGCTGATTTAAGAGTAATTACTGGAGAATCAAATAATATAGTTCAAAAAGATGGCATAATTGAAGAGATTTCTTCAGGAATGGCATCTGGAGTAATTATAAGAGTTTTAGAGAAAAACGGATGGGGTTTTGCAACATCAAATAATATTTCAATAAATAATATTGGCGAATTAATAAATAAAGCCTATAAAATGGCTAAAATATCAAATCAACATACTGATAAAGAAGTAACTTTGAAAGAAGTCCCAATAATTCAGGATAAAGTTAAATCAGGTATAAAAATACATCCTGAAGATATTTCTATCGGGGAAAAAAAAGAATATCTAAAATCTGCACATGAAAATATGTCTGGTGAAAAAATTGTCAGTACTTCTGTTTCATATGGAGATGGAGAAGGACATTCATTACTTTTAACGAGTGAAGGGACTAGAATTGAAAATGAAAGTATAAAAACACTTATTAGAATGACTGCAATCGCAAAAGATGGCAATTTACAGTTTGCATTTGATAGAGTAGGCGGAAATGGGTTTGAAGCAGTGTGTGATGCAAATATAGAAGGAATGGCCCGTAGAACTAAAGAAAGAGCCTTAAGATTACTTCGTGCAGAAGCTTGCCCTAAAGGAAACTTTAATGTAATTTTAGACCCTGAACTTGCAGGCGTTTTCATACATGAAGCAGTGGGACATGCAGCTGAAGCTGATTTAATACTCCAAAACGACAGTGTATTTATAAACCAGCTTGAAAATTCCGTTGGGAGTGAATTTGTAACAGTTATTGATGATGCAACTATTCCAAATTCTTTTGGGCAGTATAAATATGACCATGAAGGGGTTAGTGGAAAAAAAACAGTTTTAATTGAAAATGGCATTTTAAAAAGTTATGTCCATTCAAGGGAAACTGCAGGACGATTAAATATGGAAACTACGGGAAATTCAAGATCAGAAGGACTTAGTAAGCCCATTGTAAGGATGAGTAATACCTACGTTAAACCAGGTTCTTGGACGTTTGAAGAACTTTTAGAAGATACAAATTCGGGTATTTTTCTAAAAGGTTCAAGGGGAGGGCAAGTTGATACTGGAAAAGGACTATTCCAGTTTAATGCTGTTGAAGCATTTTTAATTGAAAATGGACAGTTGACAAGACCATTAAGAGACGCAGGACTTAGTGGTGAAATTTTAGATATATTACACCACGTAGATGCAGTTTCAGACGAATTTGAATTAAGTGTTGGATATTGTGGAAAAGGAGGACAAAGTGTCCCAGTAGGCGATGGCGGGGGAAGCATTAGGACGAAAACAACGCTTTCTTAAGGGGGTAACAATGGAAAATTTAATTTCGAAAATGGTTGATTCACTTATTAAAGACATTTTGGGAATTTTATCAGATATGGCTTTTTTATTAGCTGCCCTACTGATTTTAATCATTTTAGCATACGCTTTTATATATCTTGTAAAAAATATGGTATTTAAAAAGAAAGAATAAACAATAATCTATTCCATTAAACTCAATTTTTTTAACTTGTTATAAAAATTATCCCCCTTTACGAAATATGCGTATGATTCGGATTTTCTAAGAACTAATTCATCGCCTGCTTTTGCCTCAAATTCAATATTTCCATCAACTACAATAAATGTTGACTTTTTTAGTATCTTAATTTTTATTTCTGAATTTGCATTTACAACTAACGGCCTTGAAGAAAGTTTAAATGGACATATTGGAACTATTACGAAACCATCCACTGTTGGTTCAATTATTGGGCCCCCTGCACTTAAAGAATATGCAGTTGATCCATTTGGTGTTGAAATTATAATCCCATCTGCCCGTACATCCTCTACCATACCCCCATTTATATGGACTTCAAAATGTAGCATTTTTGCAGGGTTTTTTGTTGTTATAACAACTTCATTTAGGGAATCCGGTAAAATTTGCTGTTTTCCGTCAGAAAATCTCAAAAAACTTAGAAGTTTTGTTCGTTTTTCAATCTTATAGCTTCCAGAAGCTACTGAATCTATTGCAAAAAACACATCTTCCTTACTAAATTCAGTTAAAAATCCAACTGTGCCCATGTTTATGCAAATTATAGGAATTTCATTTCCGTTAATCATTTTTGAGGTTCGAAGTACAGTACCATCTCCTCCGATAGATATTACATGGGATATATCTTCAATTTTAGTAATGATATTACATTTTTCAGGTAACCTGCTTTTTAAAGCATCGTAAGTACCAATATCAAGTGCATATTTTATTCCTTTTGACTCCAAATAATTTATAACATTTAATGCAAGTTCAGTAGATTCTTCCCTATCAATCCTTGAAACTATGCCGATATTTGTTGGTTTAAGGCTCCATTTGTTTCCAAAAATTCCTACAAGCTTTTTATGGAGTATTTCATTTGAACATATTATTGAAGTTTTTGAATTTACATCTAAGCTAAGGTTTATTTCCTGTCCATTTTTATCCGTTACATATCCTCCTGCTTCCTTAATTATAACGTAACCTGCTGCAATATCGCATAATCTAGTTGTTTCATTTACATTTATAAAAGCATCAAGAGAACCCCTTGCAACATAACACATTTCAAGTGCAATCGAACCAAAAAGTCTTATACGCCTGAATTTCCTATCTTTTATAAAATCAAGAGTTTCTCCAGAAATATCATGTGCAAAAAGTCCTATTGAGGAGTCTTTAAGATTTGAAGTATTTGAAATAGATATTGCTTTTTTTTCATCTTTTTTTAAAAAATATGCCCCCTGTCCCCTTTTAGCGTAGTAAGTGTCACCTGTTGCAATATTTCTTACAACACCAACTTCAAGGTCTTTCATTTTAAGATTTTTAATTAATTCATCGGGTTTTTCAGTGTTACCGTTTAATCTACCAATTGCAATTGATGCTGAATAAAAAGGAATGTCCTTTAAAGAATTATATGTTCCATCAACAGGGTCGAGCACTATTACGTACTCCGGATTATTTTTTCCAATTTTTTTAAATCCAATTTCTTCACTAACAAGTATTGCTGAACCGAACTTTTCTATCGAACTTATTGCAGTATTTTCTGCAACTAAGTCTATTCTTTTTGTTGGCGTCCCATCTGCACCAATTTTAACTACTTCATTTGATTTTTCCCAACCAATTAATGGCTTTATACTTTTTTCGATATTCTTAGTAATGGTTAACGCCATTTCAAGCATGTCCATTTTTTCACCAGTATTAAATAACCATTACGTATTATAAATAAATAACAAAAACATGAAATGATTTAAAACTTTGTTCAAAGGTGTATGAATGATTATTATCTTAACTGGACTTCCATCTGTTGGAAAATCCACCTTTTCAAAAACCATTTCAAAAAAAATGTCTGAAAAAAATATGGATAATATAATTCTTGGAACCGACTTATTAAGAGAAAGTTTTCCAATTTGGAAAGAGTCTTATGAAAAATATATACGTGATTCAAATACGTATTTAATAAAAAAAGCACTTGAAAATAAATTCAGCGTTATTGTAGATGATACAAACTACTACAATTCAAAAAGAAGAGATTTGATAAATATCGCTAAATCTTACGATACAGTATATATCACAATATACCTAAAAGCCCCTTTAAATATTCTATTAACTAGAAATGTTCAAAGAGGGCAGAAAATACCAAATGAAGTAATAAAAGATATGTACGAAAAGTTTGATACTCCTGGAAGCAAGTATTCATGGGATTTACCCGATATTGAAATAGATACAATGAAAAAAATAAATTATGATGAAATTTTAAATGAAATTTTAAAGATAAGTAAATTTAAAAATTTAAAAGCAATAAAAAAGTTAGAAAATCCAAAAATGGACTTTTTAGAAAACGACTTGCAAAAAATCGATAGTATGTCAAGACAAATTGTTGGAAACTTAATAAAAACCGGAAAAATCGATAATAAGGAGATTAAGAAAGTTTCTAATATTAGAAAATCTTTTTTAAAAGAATTTAAAAGTATTGAGCATGAAAAAATTAATTTTAAAAAAATAGAAGAAGAATTTTTAATATATTTAAATGAAAATTTAAAAAAAGATTTTATTTAGTTAATTCTAAATATGCCTCTTCTGCAAGTTCGTAAACTTTTTCTTCATCAATAGTTACCATTTTTCCATCCTTTAAAGTAAGTTTACCATCAATTACAACACTATCAACTGCACCATTAAATGAATAAACTAAGTGTGATTCAATATTTTCTCTCGGTGTTAAGTAAGGTTTTTTAACATTTATAAGTGCAAAATCTGCAAGTTTTCCTTCTTTTATTTCTCCAGAATTAATATTTAATGCTTTTGCACCGTTTAGGGTTCCAAATTCAAATGCTTCTTTTGCAGTTACTAAAACAGGATTTAAATTTACCCCTTTATGTATTAAAGCTGCTGTTTTCATTTCTTCAAATAAATTTAAACTATTATTACTACCGCATCCATCAGTTCCAAGAGTTATATTAACTTCGTTTTCTAATAATTTTGCTACAGGGGACACTCCTGATGCCAATTTTAAGTTACTTATAGGATTATGTGCTACAAAGATATTTTTTTCTTTTATTATCTTGATTTCAGAGTCATTTAAATGAACACAGTGTGCACAAACGGTAGTTACATTGTCAAAAAACCCAAATGAGTTTAAGTATTCAAAAGGCCTCATTTTTGTTTTTTCCAAAACTTGATTTATTTCATCAACGGTTTCGTTCATGTGAATATGAATTGGAACATTATACTCCCTTGCAAGAGCATTTGTACTTTCCAACAGTTCTTTTGAACAAGTATACGGTGCATGTGGGCCTAAAGCCCCCGTAATTCTTGAATTATTTAATTTTTTAATCATTTCAATAGATTTTTTCGCAGATTTTAATTCTTTTTCCCTTTTTTCTTCATTAAATAAATCAATCATTCCATATGCAATTGTTGACCTAATTCCTGTTTCATCTACTGCCTTAATTATCGAATCAAGGAAAAAATACATGTCATTAAATGCAGTTGTTCCGCTTTTAATCATTTCAACTGCCCCAAGTAGGGTTCCAGCATATACTATTTTTTCATTTAATTTTGATTCCATTGGCCAAATATGGCCACTTAACCACTCCATTAAAGGAATATCATCTGCAACCCCCCTAAAAAGTGACATTGGAATATGGGTATGCGTATTTACCAATCCCGGAATTAAAATACAATTTTTTCCGTCAATTATTTCTGTTTCGTCTTTTGAAACTTCAGAAATTGGAACATTTCCAATTTTTTTAATAATATTCCCTTCAACAAGTAAATCCTGTTTTTTTCCGTTAATAATTGCATCTTTTACCAAAATCATTAAAATCAACCCTAAATTTAAAAATTATTAAGCGACTAATTTACAACTTTTAAATCCAATTTATAGATTTAAAAGTAAATTTATAAATTATTTATTAAGTCCAAGTTCTTCGATTGTAACTAAAGGGACTAGTTCAACGTTGTTTTGTGCTAAATTTTCTTTTGCACCCTCCAGCCTATCAACAATTACGTAAATTTTCTTCACGATACCTCCAGATGCCCTAATTTCATCAACAGCCTTTGAAACACTACTTCCCGTTGTGGTAACGTCTTCCATCACGATTACATTGTCTTTTTGATTTAATTCTCCTTCAATTTTATTTTTTGTCCCATATTCTTTTGCTTTTTTCCTAATTATTAAAAGGTCTTTTTCTATTTCTAACGATACCGCTGTTGCAATAGAAACTGAACCAAGCTCTACTCCCGCAATTTTTAAGTTTTCGTAATTTTCTTTTGAAGCGTAGTGTTTTACCAATTTTGCAGCTGCTTTTAATACCTTAGGATTTGTAGTGGCTTTTTTAATATCTACATAGTATTTGCTCTCTTTTCCTGATGCGAGTATAAAGTCGCCAAACTTGACGCAGTTTACCTCTTTTAAAAGATTTACCAATTCATTTTTTAAACTCATTTCTTCCGTATTTATCAAAAATATCACCTTATAATCCGAACAAAAAAGTAAACTATAAATGCTATTTGAATTATTATATTAAGGTAGTAGA
It encodes:
- a CDS encoding mechanosensitive ion channel family protein — encoded protein: MIQTLSLMGYSLSFEIMTLVKFFLILIFGYISVRTIKTVLKRGVKKSKIPELVSEFVIHLISSLLYVLVLLLAVGVFGIETGPIILGLSASIGLILGFGFQDTLTNLTSGIWIAVMRPLDKDEVVQVGGITGKVVELGIMATKLLTPDNVVITIPNKLVWGSPITNYTRMDLRRVDVAVGVSYSGSVQDAISSAMELILSHNLVLKDPTPAVIVTELGNSSVNLQLRAWTKTEDYWKLKSELTRGIYEKYKKEGIEIPFPQMDVHIHKY
- a CDS encoding lactaldehyde dehydrogenase, coding for MFIDGKWILREDLDILNPYTLEIIERITALDREETKYAIEVATENKDVMKELNPSKRYSLLMKIAEHISSKKDLFANTISVDVGKPIKQSRIEVDRTITAFRLSALYAKELRGETIPSENEIIFTKKEPVGVVGAITPFNFPLNLITHKIGPAIATGNAVVLHPSSKAPITAIYLTKVIEHVLKKMNIERGVFNLTTGNGEIVGDEIAKNEKINFLSFTGSVEVGELISKSSYMKKVALELGGNNPLIVLKDSDIELAAKSAVKSKFLNSGQVCISVGKVIVEEEVLETFTKKVIEETKKLVLGNPLDEKTDLGPLITPESALRVEILIKESISEGGELLIGGNRSNSLISPAVLNIDEDNILSKVEAFGPILPILKAKDDEHALNIANNSKYGLQAGIFTNDINKAMKFANKLEYGGVIVNGSPTFRKDNMPFGGIKKSGLGKEGIKYAVEEMCETKTVVIHNM
- a CDS encoding TldD/PmbA family protein, with the translated sequence MSFLNELNLDIEKLEKLLEIGTYADLRVITGESNNIVQKDGIIEEISSGMASGVIIRVLEKNGWGFATSNNISINNIGELINKAYKMAKISNQHTDKEVTLKEVPIIQDKVKSGIKIHPEDISIGEKKEYLKSAHENMSGEKIVSTSVSYGDGEGHSLLLTSEGTRIENESIKTLIRMTAIAKDGNLQFAFDRVGGNGFEAVCDANIEGMARRTKERALRLLRAEACPKGNFNVILDPELAGVFIHEAVGHAAEADLILQNDSVFINQLENSVGSEFVTVIDDATIPNSFGQYKYDHEGVSGKKTVLIENGILKSYVHSRETAGRLNMETTGNSRSEGLSKPIVRMSNTYVKPGSWTFEELLEDTNSGIFLKGSRGGQVDTGKGLFQFNAVEAFLIENGQLTRPLRDAGLSGEILDILHHVDAVSDEFELSVGYCGKGGQSVPVGDGGGSIRTKTTLS
- a CDS encoding bifunctional NADP phosphatase/NAD kinase; translated protein: MDMLEMALTITKNIEKSIKPLIGWEKSNEVVKIGADGTPTKRIDLVAENTAISSIEKFGSAILVSEEIGFKKIGKNNPEYVIVLDPVDGTYNSLKDIPFYSASIAIGRLNGNTEKPDELIKNLKMKDLEVGVVRNIATGDTYYAKRGQGAYFLKKDEKKAISISNTSNLKDSSIGLFAHDISGETLDFIKDRKFRRIRLFGSIALEMCYVARGSLDAFINVNETTRLCDIAAGYVIIKEAGGYVTDKNGQEINLSLDVNSKTSIICSNEILHKKLVGIFGNKWSLKPTNIGIVSRIDREESTELALNVINYLESKGIKYALDIGTYDALKSRLPEKCNIITKIEDISHVISIGGDGTVLRTSKMINGNEIPIICINMGTVGFLTEFSKEDVFFAIDSVASGSYKIEKRTKLLSFLRFSDGKQQILPDSLNEVVITTKNPAKMLHFEVHINGGMVEDVRADGIIISTPNGSTAYSLSAGGPIIEPTVDGFVIVPICPFKLSSRPLVVNANSEIKIKILKKSTFIVVDGNIEFEAKAGDELVLRKSESYAYFVKGDNFYNKLKKLSLME
- the pstK gene encoding L-seryl-tRNA(Sec) kinase encodes the protein MIIILTGLPSVGKSTFSKTISKKMSEKNMDNIILGTDLLRESFPIWKESYEKYIRDSNTYLIKKALENKFSVIVDDTNYYNSKRRDLINIAKSYDTVYITIYLKAPLNILLTRNVQRGQKIPNEVIKDMYEKFDTPGSKYSWDLPDIEIDTMKKINYDEILNEILKISKFKNLKAIKKLENPKMDFLENDLQKIDSMSRQIVGNLIKTGKIDNKEIKKVSNIRKSFLKEFKSIEHEKINFKKIEEEFLIYLNENLKKDFI
- a CDS encoding amidohydrolase, with the translated sequence MILVKDAIINGKKQDLLVEGNIIKKIGNVPISEVSKDETEIIDGKNCILIPGLVNTHTHIPMSLFRGVADDIPLMEWLSGHIWPMESKLNEKIVYAGTLLGAVEMIKSGTTAFNDMYFFLDSIIKAVDETGIRSTIAYGMIDLFNEEKREKELKSAKKSIEMIKKLNNSRITGALGPHAPYTCSKELLESTNALAREYNVPIHIHMNETVDEINQVLEKTKMRPFEYLNSFGFFDNVTTVCAHCVHLNDSEIKIIKEKNIFVAHNPISNLKLASGVSPVAKLLENEVNITLGTDGCGSNNSLNLFEEMKTAALIHKGVNLNPVLVTAKEAFEFGTLNGAKALNINSGEIKEGKLADFALINVKKPYLTPRENIESHLVYSFNGAVDSVVIDGKLTLKDGKMVTIDEEKVYELAEEAYLELTK
- the pyrE gene encoding orotate phosphoribosyltransferase encodes the protein MINTEEMSLKNELVNLLKEVNCVKFGDFILASGKESKYYVDIKKATTNPKVLKAAAKLVKHYASKENYENLKIAGVELGSVSIATAVSLEIEKDLLIIRKKAKEYGTKNKIEGELNQKDNVIVMEDVTTTGSSVSKAVDEIRASGGIVKKIYVIVDRLEGAKENLAQNNVELVPLVTIEELGLNK